Proteins from a genomic interval of Trifolium pratense cultivar HEN17-A07 linkage group LG6, ARS_RC_1.1, whole genome shotgun sequence:
- the LOC123889043 gene encoding transcription factor bHLH62-like, translating into MENQFFSNTNVSQNLQPSSMPTWQSLSSSEQQQQQQNQDCFYTQTTWEKSTTDQCIQQFDSALSSMVSSPAASNSNMSNENFVIRELIGKLGNIGNCSDEISQTLIATNSYNTSCYNTPLNSPPKLNIQTMAMNSTVAEFSTDPGFAERAAKFSCFGSRSFNGRITQTQLNQTQRSTPLMENGKLSRVSSSPSLKELGSQSQSQLGIQENMNCSSQLQDQIEVNNNSQEESTISENGVKPSPYVNSRKRKVSSKGKTKENSTSSNPPMACEGVEDSNSKRMKTNDGEKIENGKVKTEEELKGGINSNDEKQNKSNTKPPEAPKDYIHVRARRGQATDSHSLAERVRREKISERMKLLQDLVPGCNKVTGKALMLDEIINYVQSLQRQVEFLSMKLATVNTRMDLSIESLISKDIFQSNNSLAHPIFPQDSSAPSYYGQQNPAIHNNISNGNVTHNSVDPLENGLFQNLGMHLSSLSGFNDAASQYPLTFSEDDLHSIVQMGFGQTDNRKTPIQFQNLNGTNQLPL; encoded by the exons ATGGAAAATCAATTCTTTTCAAACACAAATGTTTCTCAAAATCTTCAACCTTCTTCAATGCCTACATGGCAATCACTTTCATCAtcagaacaacaacaacaacaacaaaaccaaGATTGTTTCTACACACAAACAACATGGGAAAAATCAACAACAGATCAATGTATTCAACAATTTGATTCAGCACTTAGTTCAATGGTATCTTCACCTGCAGCATCAAATTCCAACATgtcaaatgaaaattttgtcATTAGAGAATTAATTGGTAAATTAGGAAACATTGGTAATTGTTCTGATGAGATCTCACAAACTTTAATTGCTACAAATTCATACAATACTTCATGTTACAATACACCTTTAAATTCTCCACCTAAATTGAACATTCAAACAATGGCTATGAACTCAACTGTTGCAGAATTTTCAACTGATCCTGGTTTTGCAGAAAGAGCTGCTAAATTTTCTTGCTTTGGAAGTAGAAGTTTCAATGGAAGAATAACACAAACACAATTGAATCAAACTCAAAGATCTACTCCATTGATGGAAAATGGAAAACTCTCTAGAGTTTCAAGTAGTCCATCATTGAAAGAACTTGGATCTCAATCTCAATCTCAACTTGGTATACAAGAAAATATGAATTGTTCATCTCAATTGCAGGATCAAATTGAAGTTAACAATAATTCTCAAGAAGAATCAACAATCTCTGAAAATGGTGTTAAACCTTCTCCTTATGTGAattcaagaaaaagaaaagtttcaTCCAAAGGAAAAACCAAAGAAAATTCAACTTCTAGTAATCCTCCAATG GCTTGTGAAGGTGttgaagattcaaattcaaagaGAATGAAAACAAATGATggtgaaaaaattgaaaatggcAAAGTGAAAACAGAGGAAGAGCTAAAGGGGGGTATAAATAGTAATGATGAAAAACAGAATAAGAGTAACACTAAACCTCCTGAGGCTCCTAAGGATTACATTCATGTTAGAGCAAGAAGAGGTCAAGCTACTGATAGCCATAGTCTTGCAGAAAGA gttaGGAGGGAGAAAATTAGTGAAAGGATGAAGCTTCTACAAGATCTTGTACCTGGTTGCAATAAG GTAACTGGGAAAGCACTCATGCTTGATGAAATTATAAACTATGTTCAATCATTGCAGCGCCAAGTTGAG TTTCTATCTATGAAATTGGCTACTGTGAACACAAGGATGGATTTAAGTATTGAGAGTCTAATCTCAAAAGAT ataTTTCAATCAAATAATTCTTTGGCACACCCAATATTCCCACAAGATTCCTCAGCACCATCCTATTATGGGCAGCAAAACCCAGCAATTCACAATAACATTTCTAATGGAAATGTGACCCACAACTCAGTGGACCCATTAGAAAATGGTTTATTCCAAAACCTTGGCATGCACTTATCTTCACTAAGTGGATTTAATGATGCTGCTTCTCAG TATCCATTAACATTCTCTGAGGATGATCTCCACAGCATTGTTCAAATGGGATTTGGGCAAACTGACAATAGAAAAACACCAATTCAATTTCAGAATTTGAACG GTACTAATCAACTACCCCTATGA